The sequence below is a genomic window from Myxococcus xanthus.
GCCGGGAGCCCTGGGGCTTCGGCCCCGACGAAGTGGGCAGCCACCCGCGCTCGCGGAGCCCCTTCGGCGTGGACGACATGGTGGGCAACGTGTGGGAGTGGACGCGCTCCGACGTGGCCCCGGAGAAGCCGTCCGCCCAGGGCGGAAGCTGGTACCAGAGCGACCTGACGGCCCACACCGCCAACCGGGACCGCGTGGAACGAACGCAGCGAGAAGCCCTCATCGGCTTTCGCGTCTGCGCCACGCCGCGCCCCTGAACGGGCGTCCCCTGCCGGCAATCCCTGCCAGCCCCCTGGCAATCCTTGCCGTCCATTCCTGCTCGCAACGCATGCCAGGACACGGCTGCCTGCAAGTCTTGCCAGGGACACCGGCCACCGGGCGGCACGCGCTGGGTGGCATGGCGGATGCTCTGTCACCGCGTACTCCACGATGACCGAGGTGTCTCACGTGACGCTCCGCCTCCGCATGCTCCCGCCCTGTCTCGCCATCTACCTGCTCTCCGCCTGCGCGCCCCCCGTGGACGAAACGGACACGGCGCTGACCCAGCAATCCTTCGCGGGTGACGAGGACGACCCCGACTCCCACTCCCAAGGTACCCAGCTTCACGCAACTCCCGTGCGCACCGTGATGTACGACGAAGCACTCGTGCAGCACGACGGTGCGCTCCGGGTCGCCAACCTGAAACTGACGCGCGGGGAAATCGTGGCCAACATGCCCCTCTCCGTGGATGGCACCACGCCGAGCCTGATGTTTTGCGGCGGGGGAGCGCCCGCGAACGAGAAGCGAAGCTGTGGCTTCGTCGTGGACGGACAAGGCGTCTGTTCGCCAGGAAGTCTCGTCACGCTCATGGGTGGCGACAGCGGCTCCCCTCGAAACCGGTGCACGGGGGCCCCCGTGGTCCGCGTCTGCGCGGGCGAAGCCCCGTGCGAGCACCAGGGGCCGGGCTATCTCGCCTCCGCCAACAGCAGCTTCTCCCTCAACAACTGCCCCGCCGTCACGTTCACCTGTCCCTCCAGCGGCGTGTACACCGCGCTCGCGGGACCGGGCACGCCCAACACCACCTGGCTGATGCAGCTCACGAGCCGGTCGAGCACCTACCCCACGACACGCAAGATCCTCCGAGGCGAGGAGCTGATTGGCGCGCGGCTCCGTCAGCCGTCCATGGGCCCCGCCCTGGTGGTCGAGGACGTCATCAACGCGAACGCGCTCCCCAACACCGAAGGCTCCGGCATGTGGGAGCCGAGCGGGCACACCTTCCTCTACCAGGTGCGCTACACGACGGCGTCCGTGCCCCTGTGCCCGACTGGGGCGAACTGGGCCGTGCCAGTGAAGGGACTCTTCGACCTGCAGGGCGACCGGTACGAGAGCCCCCGGGCCTTCACGCTGGGCTGTGACGCGGGCGTCATCGCCAAGTGCTACCGCTGGGGCTACCACCCGTGGCTGGACGGCGCGACATCCGGGCCCATCACCGAGGCTCACTGGTCCTGCACCCGCATGGCGCGCGCCGACTACTGCGGCCAGGGAACGTCCTTCACCCTGGACGGCACCCGCATCCGTCCCTGGGACGCCCTGACGCCGGCCATCATCTCCGCGCCCTCGCCGGACTCCAGCTCGAATGACCTGACCTTCGAGGCGGGTTGGAACACCGCGGGCCCCGCGTGCCTCAGCCACCTGCGCTGGAAGCACCTGACCGCGCCCTGCGTGCCGCTCAATCCCCCCATCTACGATGCGAACGGCAACATCGTGAACGATTGCAGGGACCCGAACACGCCCTACGCCCCGGGCAAGTGCGCGGAGATTTGCGACAACGCAGAGGAGGCCGCCCAGTACTACGGCAGCCGCGTCTTCAATCACTCCGCCATCAACACGCCCTGACTCACGTACCCGCGAGGCGGTCCCAGTCCTCCTCGCCCTGGAAGACGTGCACCGCCAACCGCTCGCACACGGCCTGGTGCGAGCGCGCGGCGGCGCCGCCCACCCAGACGGGCAGCCCCCTGGGCAGCGCCTGCCTCAAACGCGTCAGGGTGTCCTCGAAGTCCTCTGCGCTCCGGCTGGCCACCGTGGACAGCCCCACGAAGTCGGGCCGCAGCGCCAATACCGCGCGGCCCAGGTCCTCCGCGGGAACGCGCTGCCCCAGCAGCGTCACCCGCACGCCCAGGTGCCGCAGCCGCAGCGCCGCTCCCAGCAGGCCCATCTCGTGCTCCTCTTCCGGAAAGCACGCCAGGACACCATGCCGGTGCCGCCCCAGGGGCGCCGCGTGCAGCAGGCTCACCAGCCGCGCCCGCACCATCTGCGACACCAGGTGCTCCTGCGCCACTGTCAGCGTGCCCGACTCCCAGCGCTCGCCCACGTCGCAGAGAAGGGGCGCCAGCACCTCATCGAAGGCCTTGAGCGGGGGCAGCGCGGCCAACACCTCGTCGAGCACGTCCGACACGCGCGGCTGGTCATACGCCTGGGTGGCGGCGAGCATGGACTCCCGCCACGTCTCCGCATGCGGCCGCGCGTCCTGGCTGGCACCCCGCCCCGCGACTTCCGCCTCCAGCCCCTCCATCAACTGAGGCAGCAGCTTCGCCGCTTCGCTGATGGCCACGCCTTCGTCGGTCAACCGCTTGAGCTGCTTGAGCACCGCCACGTCCCGGTCCGTATAGGCGCGGTAGCCCGCGGGGGTGCGGCGCGGCGTGAGCACGCCGTAGCGGCGCTCCCAGGCCCGGATGAGCTCCACCCGGACTCCTGCCAACTCCGCGGCGATGTTGATTCGATAGGTGCGCTCAGCCATGTCGCTACGGCAAGACTACGGGCGATTCTGAGCGTTGCGCACCTGGTTCCAGATGGCCACCAGCTCTTCCGATGACTCCGCGTACTGCGCGCCGAGCGAGAAAATGGCCTTCAGGTGCTCGCGAGCCCCCAGCCCGCCGACGACCACGGGAAAGGGCGCGCAGGCCCGGAGCGCGTCTTCCAGGACGGACGCGAACTCCTCCGGCGCACGGGCGCGCACGAAGGACAGCGCCACCACGTCCGGCCGAACCTGCACGCAAGCCCCCTGCAGCGCCGCCGCCGGGGTGTCCGCGCCCAGCATCGTCACCCGCCACCCCTTGCGCTTGAGGTGGATGCCCAGCACCAGCAGGCCGCCTTCATGGTGGTCCCCTGACGGACAGGCGAGCAGCGCACGGGGGCCGGCAGGCGCGGGGGACAGTGCGTCATACACCTGCCGCAGGCGCTGGCGGATGAGGGCGGAGGCCAGGTGCTCCCGCGCGACGTCCAGCCGCACGCCCATCTCCCGCAGCAGGGGCAGCAGGAAGCCGTCACAGTAGGCCTCCACGTCCATGACGGTCTGTGCGTCATCCAGCACGCGCGTCACCTCGTCCCCTTCCAGGGCCCCCACGGAGGACCAGAAGCGCTCGCGCAGGCGCTCGGCTTCGGGCTGCTCACGCGGCGGCTCCGTCTTCACCTGGGCGATGGCCTCGCTCACCGACAGGCCTTCCTCCTGGATGAGCCGGGCCACACGGCGGACGGCCTCCACCTCCTCGCGCGAATAGACGCGGTAGTTGTTGCCTTCGCTGCGCAGCGGACGCGGGAAACCGTAGCGCCGCTCCCAGGCGCGCAGCGTCGCCTCGCGGATGCCCGTCATGCGCGCGATGGTGCGGATGCGCAACGTCATGACGCCAGCCCCCGGGCCGCGTCCCAGCGCTCCGCCACGCCTCGCGCACCGGACACCCTGCGCGTGAAGCCCTCCATGGACGTCACCGCCGCCAGTCGCCGCACCACCGTCTCCAATCCCTCCTGGAAGACGGACATGTCACCGGGCGGATGCGGGGTGCCCACCTCCAGCAACACGTCTGGACGCTCGTGTTCGAAGAAGCCGTAGCGCACCGCGATGGGCAGGCACTCCACCTTCGACACCCGCGCCAGTAGCTCCACGCCCCGCTCCAGTCGCAGTGGGAGCACGCCGAAGGGGCGGTGCTCGCCCTCCGGGAAGACGAACACCACCGCGCGGGGCTTTCGCAGCAACTCCTTCGCGTAGCGCAGCGACGCCACCGGCGACGTCGCGTCCTTGCGCCGGATGCTGAAGGCGCCAATGCGCGTGAGGAAGCGGTAGCGGCGCAGGTTCTCCTCATCCATGAGGCAGTAGCCGTCCCAACCCGCCGTCTGGCAGAGCTGGTTGAGCACGAAGCCGTCCCACCAGTTGGAGTGGTTCAGGTACACCAGCCGGCCCGGCCCTCCCGGCGGAAGCGCCCCACGCACCCACAATCCCCGGAACGCCGAGCGGAACTTCCATCCGATGTACCGGTCCCACGCCCAGCCCAGCGGGCCTCCTTTCGCCGCGTGAATCACGACGCCCGGGCCTCCCCCAGCAGCGCCACCAACCCGGTGAACAGCGCCAGGCCCAGCGACACCAACACGCTGGTAATCAGGAAGAAGACCACCTCTTCCAGCGGCACCACGCCCAGGTACACGCCCAGGTGCTTGCCTTCACCAAAGTTCCAGATGCCGGTGGAGATGGCCAGGTGGTCCGCGATGGACAGGTACAGCCCCATGATGAAGGCCGGCGGCAGCACCGCCTTGAGCACCGCGCCGGAGCGTTCCTTGTAGTGGCGCACCAGCACCACCAACTGGAAGGCGATGACCGGCAGCGTCCAGCCCAACAGGTGGATGAGGTATGCCCACTTCGTCTCCATCATGGCGCCACCTCCCGAGCCGTCAGCGCGCCTTCGCGGCGCTCACCCGTCTCCGCCGCGGGCCGAGACGCCTGGGCATCCGGCGCCAGCGCACGCGCCAGCCGGGCCTGGGCCCACAGCCCCACCAACAGCGTCTGCAGGCCGAAGAAGAGGTACTCCTCCAGAGGCAGGTACCCCAGCTTGATGCCCCAGATGCGCTCGGGGTCGAAACCCCACAGGCCCCACTTCACCGCCAGGTTGTCCCAGGGCGACGTCGCCGCGTACACGACGATGAGCAGGAGCCCCATGGGCGCCAGGCTCCTGGCCGTGAAGGTGCGGCGGTAGCGCCACGCCAGGAAGAGTATGGGCACCACCACGAACAGCCCGAGGAATCGCGCGTACGTCATCCGGGTCCTCCACTCAGCTCCGGAGCCACCCGTATCATTCGGCCCCCGGGTCGCAACACATAGGTCTGCCCCCGCCACGTCACCGTTCCCTGCCGCCACAGCGAGCGCAGGAAGGCCGCAAGCAAGAGCGCTTCGCCCAACAACCAGTCCGTCACCGCATAGGCCCTCCCCGCGTCCGCCACCGGCGCGTGGAGCCCGGCCAATCGAAGCGCCAGCAAGGTTCGCACGGCAACCAATCCCACCACCGAGCCCGCCAACACGGGCGACCCCAGCGCCGCGGCCAGCACCGTCAGCGGCAGCGTCGGCGTGAAGAGCAGCGGCACCGTGGGATACAGCGCGGGCCGGTGACTGGCCAGTACCTGCATCCAGCGCGTGAAGCGCGACAGGGGCGCCGCCCAGAGCACCTCGGCGTCCAGGGGGACCACCGCCGGGGCGCTGCTCAGCACCACGCCCAGTCCCTGGGCGTGAAGACGCTTGGCCAGCTCCAGGTCCTCGCCGATGTGGTCCGCGAGCCGCCGCAGCGACTCCACGGCCACGGGAGACAAGCCCAAAGCCTTGCCACACACGGCCTTGGCGCCCGCGCTCATCGCATCCAGGGCCCGGAAGCTGTGGTGGGTGTAACGCAGCAGGCCCGCC
It includes:
- a CDS encoding ADYC domain-containing protein, with amino-acid sequence MLPPCLAIYLLSACAPPVDETDTALTQQSFAGDEDDPDSHSQGTQLHATPVRTVMYDEALVQHDGALRVANLKLTRGEIVANMPLSVDGTTPSLMFCGGGAPANEKRSCGFVVDGQGVCSPGSLVTLMGGDSGSPRNRCTGAPVVRVCAGEAPCEHQGPGYLASANSSFSLNNCPAVTFTCPSSGVYTALAGPGTPNTTWLMQLTSRSSTYPTTRKILRGEELIGARLRQPSMGPALVVEDVINANALPNTEGSGMWEPSGHTFLYQVRYTTASVPLCPTGANWAVPVKGLFDLQGDRYESPRAFTLGCDAGVIAKCYRWGYHPWLDGATSGPITEAHWSCTRMARADYCGQGTSFTLDGTRIRPWDALTPAIISAPSPDSSSNDLTFEAGWNTAGPACLSHLRWKHLTAPCVPLNPPIYDANGNIVNDCRDPNTPYAPGKCAEICDNAEEAAQYYGSRVFNHSAINTP
- a CDS encoding MerR family transcriptional regulator; the protein is MAERTYRINIAAELAGVRVELIRAWERRYGVLTPRRTPAGYRAYTDRDVAVLKQLKRLTDEGVAISEAAKLLPQLMEGLEAEVAGRGASQDARPHAETWRESMLAATQAYDQPRVSDVLDEVLAALPPLKAFDEVLAPLLCDVGERWESGTLTVAQEHLVSQMVRARLVSLLHAAPLGRHRHGVLACFPEEEHEMGLLGAALRLRHLGVRVTLLGQRVPAEDLGRAVLALRPDFVGLSTVASRSAEDFEDTLTRLRQALPRGLPVWVGGAAARSHQAVCERLAVHVFQGEEDWDRLAGT
- a CDS encoding MerR family transcriptional regulator; translated protein: MTLRIRTIARMTGIREATLRAWERRYGFPRPLRSEGNNYRVYSREEVEAVRRVARLIQEEGLSVSEAIAQVKTEPPREQPEAERLRERFWSSVGALEGDEVTRVLDDAQTVMDVEAYCDGFLLPLLREMGVRLDVAREHLASALIRQRLRQVYDALSPAPAGPRALLACPSGDHHEGGLLVLGIHLKRKGWRVTMLGADTPAAALQGACVQVRPDVVALSFVRARAPEEFASVLEDALRACAPFPVVVGGLGAREHLKAIFSLGAQYAESSEELVAIWNQVRNAQNRP
- a CDS encoding lysophospholipid acyltransferase family protein — protein: MIHAAKGGPLGWAWDRYIGWKFRSAFRGLWVRGALPPGGPGRLVYLNHSNWWDGFVLNQLCQTAGWDGYCLMDEENLRRYRFLTRIGAFSIRRKDATSPVASLRYAKELLRKPRAVVFVFPEGEHRPFGVLPLRLERGVELLARVSKVECLPIAVRYGFFEHERPDVLLEVGTPHPPGDMSVFQEGLETVVRRLAAVTSMEGFTRRVSGARGVAERWDAARGLAS
- a CDS encoding lycopene cyclase domain-containing protein is translated as MMETKWAYLIHLLGWTLPVIAFQLVVLVRHYKERSGAVLKAVLPPAFIMGLYLSIADHLAISTGIWNFGEGKHLGVYLGVVPLEEVVFFLITSVLVSLGLALFTGLVALLGEARAS
- a CDS encoding lycopene cyclase domain-containing protein yields the protein MTYARFLGLFVVVPILFLAWRYRRTFTARSLAPMGLLLIVVYAATSPWDNLAVKWGLWGFDPERIWGIKLGYLPLEEYLFFGLQTLLVGLWAQARLARALAPDAQASRPAAETGERREGALTAREVAP
- a CDS encoding glycosyltransferase family 2 protein is translated as MSALVLASLAWCAVATGFSAVACVRLSRARAGAAPQPGALPPVLLLRPVDAPTPRELENLAQSIDYAGPLEQVVVSPYRPRLAPGVRWLPSEPLTPNRKVGHLLYALDVLPVGDRVVLSVDADVAVTGALVEGLAVPVAAGAALSTAAPLPVGPRDGASRAMAGLLRYTHHSFRALDAMSAGAKAVCGKALGLSPVAVESLRRLADHIGEDLELAKRLHAQGLGVVLSSAPAVVPLDAEVLWAAPLSRFTRWMQVLASHRPALYPTVPLLFTPTLPLTVLAAALGSPVLAGSVVGLVAVRTLLALRLAGLHAPVADAGRAYAVTDWLLGEALLLAAFLRSLWRQGTVTWRGQTYVLRPGGRMIRVAPELSGGPG